One region of Chryseobacterium sp. C-71 genomic DNA includes:
- a CDS encoding cupin domain-containing protein → MKKLLQIIMAIMFSFLFQQNLNAQKVETTRERINYTIENCVNEFDLTKAKKTNSGYQYWFADKKFTEENTLKMSIVEPGKSTHAPHRHPEEEFFYILEGKASFYLNGKTVEVGPNTSLYCPPNSEHGISNAGDKDLKYLVIKKDLR, encoded by the coding sequence ATGAAAAAGTTGCTCCAAATTATAATGGCCATCATGTTCAGTTTTTTGTTTCAGCAGAATTTAAATGCTCAGAAAGTGGAAACAACAAGAGAACGAATCAATTACACGATTGAAAACTGCGTCAACGAATTTGATTTGACTAAAGCAAAAAAGACAAATTCAGGCTATCAATATTGGTTCGCCGACAAAAAATTCACTGAAGAAAACACATTGAAGATGAGCATCGTGGAACCAGGAAAATCAACACATGCGCCACATCGTCATCCCGAAGAAGAATTTTTTTATATTCTGGAAGGGAAAGCATCTTTTTATCTGAATGGAAAAACTGTGGAAGTTGGACCAAATACGAGTTTATATTGTCCGCCAAATTCAGAACATGGAATTAGCAATGCCGGAGATAAGGATTTGAAGTATCTAGTAATTAAAAAGGATTTGAGGTAA
- a CDS encoding DUF3320 domain-containing protein yields the protein MNQILPFDLQIQHSPYFNYTFCLNQYPFLQSIAFRDVTEDFENLNLQITSSLCLFQKYDVYIDKIKANALYKISLFNLVFNNTLLKRLTEKDLDQIKIQVFKDGEIIYEKSFSIEVLPMDYFGGLQSFPQLLASYVLSNNTSLYKLKADAIDILARNKLTPSFEGYQQKSKERVLQMVSAIYKSIQNLDLIYSSMPPSFEKSGQRIRLVDTVLETKFGNCIDISLLFAACLEAIDLNPIIVVTEGHAFIGVWLDDQRFDGMVNFDQAAISKRIASGIKEIALIESTSLCRGSNISFKYAMNSAETQLMDSSKFLLSLDIKNARSAGISPLPLLKNETVKTQDFSSVQHSTKLDQDFDLGTQYDDLELTDFSNLTKQKVWERKLLDLSLRNNLLNLRFTKSMLQLVDIKTNVLEDNLADGKSFTILPDNNQTVLRKYSLYGEPLHQSQPLFKLAEDEFKYNRLLTYYHQDDLDNILTNLYRSAKLAEEENGKSTLYLGIGLLKWFEPKNKDIPRLAPILLIPVELSRKSVNSKFTLRSREEETMINITLLEYLKQEFKLNINSLENLPMDESGVDVPKVLAIIRNAVLNLAGWDVLEQLVLGIFSFNKLILWQDISKYSEEIQKSSIVKSLIDGRLTGTLERVENDTESLENISASELVLPISTDNSQLNAVKNANLNKSFILHGPPGTGKSQTITNIIADALSNDKKVLFVAAKKAALDVVHNRLENIGLGAFCLELHSNKSKKSDVLKQFERTLEVPKYKINADYHEEAKRLDERRKELGKYVNELHKKFPIGWSLFDTIAFLETNHVQADERFHINFPLESADVFNWNQWKDWLIPFASIVQKIGQPSLHALRPIKTSSHQFENKNLILSAISQFNEKKNAAEQIKKHFQLEEVSNEDSVEILEFLKNNPVKSGLVDLVFNEGQLNLFKNWMTQQTQFQQIESQITASFNSSILNIDFASLKLIWNQAKHTWFIPKWFKQRKVKQQLNGYAKSGIESDVQIDGLFEKLENYQELKKQLSNLNYNALSSVTNLYFNGNSFDVSAIEKDLKTIENAKDLAKKIVIRNFPEWLKDFSLQQNNNQNISEQVEKLKEFHAAEENLLEYVDEIPNEGDFQTVVQNIHQLEDWINFNGLKEKAQDLNLNWFIDFLEKGWFDTESLELEFEKIIHLNLFIKTIYSSGTLNGFDANIYESQIQQYKNLHKEFTELTKNQLTMKLSDRIPNFSQEAIQSSEIGILQKAIRNKGRGLSIRKLFDQIPTLIPRLKPCMLMSPISVAQYFDVNEEHFDLVIFDEASQLPTSEAVSALARAKQAIIVGDPKQMPPTSFFSSQKVDEENFELEDLESILDDCLALSIPSNYLLRHYRSKHESLISFSNAHFYDNKLLTFPSPDDLNRKVTFEFIDGFYDKGKTRTNKNEAEAIIEYIKNHLENQNKKSIGVVTFSQTQQSLIEDLLQKLFQENPHLEEYAINSEEPIFIKNLENVQGDERDIILFSIGYGPDEDGKVSMNFGPLNRDGGWRRLNVAVTRARYEMKVFSSLKGDQIDMNRTSSEGVLGLKNFLNFSEKGLVYQNSNPTVNQQKLMVNSVAKTLEENGLKIKTNIGTSEYKIDIGIIDPENESEYLLAILLDSENYFNIHTTNDRELLVPNVLKGLGWNVFRIWTLDWIKNKEKIVEKIKVELEKIKTQVKEKKEEIIELKTSEKVYLSEVLEVEKPSKMIPYVAADLKPEANANSESIYHFENRQVLLSQLKTIIDTESPISQNALFRKILKLWNTSRAGGKLNTYLLETLASIPNIQTTESYQKFYWSENSLPQNLDFYRDNSAEKRLIDEIATEEISVAVMELMHSSLSLNKEELIRAVCKIFGFAKVGSQIDAVVKFCVEDLIGKGLLKEVEGRIVLG from the coding sequence ATGAATCAGATTCTTCCGTTTGACTTACAGATACAGCACAGCCCTTATTTCAACTATACTTTTTGTTTAAACCAATATCCTTTTCTGCAGAGCATTGCTTTTAGAGACGTGACAGAAGATTTTGAAAATCTCAATCTTCAGATCACTTCTTCATTGTGTTTATTTCAAAAATACGATGTTTATATTGATAAAATCAAGGCGAATGCGCTGTATAAAATCTCGCTTTTCAACCTTGTTTTTAACAATACTTTGCTGAAAAGACTGACGGAAAAAGATTTAGATCAGATTAAAATTCAGGTTTTTAAAGACGGAGAAATTATTTACGAGAAAAGTTTCAGCATAGAAGTTCTCCCGATGGATTATTTTGGAGGACTACAATCTTTTCCGCAACTTTTGGCTTCTTATGTTCTTTCCAATAATACTTCGTTGTATAAATTGAAAGCCGATGCCATTGATATTTTGGCAAGAAATAAACTCACACCATCATTTGAAGGCTATCAACAGAAAAGCAAAGAAAGAGTTTTGCAGATGGTTTCGGCGATTTATAAATCTATTCAGAATCTGGATTTGATTTACAGCTCGATGCCGCCAAGTTTTGAAAAGAGCGGACAAAGAATCAGGTTGGTGGATACTGTTTTAGAAACAAAATTCGGGAACTGCATTGATATTTCACTACTTTTCGCAGCGTGTTTGGAAGCAATTGATCTCAATCCGATTATCGTGGTTACGGAAGGTCACGCCTTTATCGGAGTCTGGCTGGATGATCAGCGATTTGATGGAATGGTTAATTTTGATCAGGCAGCGATTTCCAAAAGAATTGCTTCGGGAATAAAGGAAATTGCTTTAATTGAATCAACAAGTCTTTGCAGAGGAAGCAACATTTCGTTCAAATATGCGATGAATTCTGCCGAAACCCAGCTGATGGATTCTTCAAAATTTTTGTTGTCTTTAGATATTAAAAACGCAAGGTCGGCAGGAATTTCTCCGCTCCCACTTCTGAAAAATGAAACGGTAAAAACTCAGGATTTCAGTTCCGTTCAACATTCAACGAAACTCGATCAGGATTTTGATTTGGGAACGCAATACGATGACCTCGAACTGACGGATTTTTCCAATTTAACCAAACAAAAAGTCTGGGAAAGAAAACTATTAGATTTATCGCTTAGAAACAATCTTCTCAATCTGCGGTTTACCAAAAGTATGTTGCAGCTGGTTGATATTAAAACAAATGTTCTTGAAGACAATTTAGCCGACGGAAAATCATTCACGATTCTTCCCGACAACAATCAGACGGTTCTGAGAAAATACAGTTTGTATGGCGAACCTTTGCATCAGTCGCAGCCGCTTTTTAAACTAGCGGAAGATGAGTTTAAATACAACCGACTTTTAACGTATTACCATCAGGACGACCTCGACAATATTCTCACCAACCTTTACCGAAGCGCAAAACTTGCCGAAGAAGAGAACGGAAAAAGTACTTTGTATTTGGGAATCGGATTATTGAAATGGTTTGAACCTAAAAATAAAGACATCCCAAGGCTGGCTCCTATTTTACTGATTCCTGTCGAGCTATCCAGAAAGTCAGTGAATTCTAAATTTACGCTTCGAAGCCGTGAGGAGGAAACCATGATCAATATTACGTTGCTGGAATATTTAAAACAGGAATTCAAACTCAACATCAACAGCCTCGAAAATCTTCCGATGGACGAATCGGGAGTTGATGTTCCAAAGGTTTTGGCAATTATCAGAAATGCCGTTCTCAATTTGGCAGGTTGGGATGTTTTGGAGCAGTTGGTTTTGGGAATTTTCTCATTTAATAAATTGATTCTCTGGCAGGACATTTCAAAATATTCAGAAGAAATTCAGAAATCTTCGATTGTAAAAAGTCTGATTGACGGACGTTTGACGGGAACTTTGGAAAGAGTGGAAAATGACACAGAAAGTCTTGAAAATATATCAGCTTCTGAACTCGTTTTGCCAATTTCAACCGATAATTCTCAGCTGAACGCCGTAAAAAATGCCAACCTCAACAAAAGTTTCATTCTTCACGGACCTCCCGGAACGGGAAAATCACAGACGATTACCAACATCATCGCCGATGCTTTGTCAAATGACAAAAAAGTGCTTTTTGTGGCTGCTAAAAAAGCCGCTTTGGATGTCGTTCACAACCGTCTGGAAAATATTGGTTTGGGTGCATTCTGTCTTGAACTGCATTCCAATAAATCTAAAAAGTCGGATGTTCTGAAACAGTTTGAAAGAACATTGGAAGTTCCGAAATATAAAATCAATGCCGATTATCACGAGGAGGCAAAACGGCTTGACGAACGCAGAAAAGAGTTAGGAAAATATGTAAACGAACTGCATAAAAAATTCCCGATTGGCTGGAGTTTATTTGATACGATTGCCTTTCTGGAAACCAATCACGTACAGGCCGATGAGCGTTTCCATATTAATTTTCCTCTGGAAAGTGCTGATGTGTTCAACTGGAATCAGTGGAAAGACTGGCTGATTCCGTTTGCTTCGATTGTGCAGAAAATCGGGCAGCCCTCGCTTCATGCTTTACGACCGATAAAAACGTCGAGCCATCAGTTTGAAAATAAAAATCTGATTCTCTCGGCGATTTCTCAGTTTAATGAAAAGAAAAATGCTGCGGAGCAGATTAAAAAGCATTTCCAGCTCGAGGAAGTTTCCAATGAGGACAGTGTGGAAATCCTTGAATTTCTAAAAAATAATCCTGTAAAATCCGGTTTGGTTGATTTGGTTTTTAATGAAGGTCAACTGAATTTATTTAAAAACTGGATGACGCAGCAAACGCAGTTTCAGCAAATAGAAAGTCAGATTACAGCCAGTTTCAATTCTTCCATTTTAAATATTGATTTTGCTTCATTAAAATTAATCTGGAATCAGGCAAAACATACTTGGTTTATTCCGAAATGGTTTAAACAGAGGAAAGTGAAGCAGCAACTGAACGGCTATGCCAAATCGGGAATAGAATCTGATGTGCAGATTGACGGACTTTTTGAGAAGCTTGAAAATTATCAGGAGCTTAAAAAGCAACTTTCAAACCTTAATTACAACGCACTTTCATCGGTGACGAATCTTTATTTTAACGGAAATTCGTTTGACGTTTCTGCGATTGAGAAAGATTTAAAAACCATTGAAAATGCGAAAGATTTAGCCAAAAAAATAGTCATCAGAAATTTCCCTGAATGGCTTAAAGATTTTTCATTACAACAAAATAACAATCAAAATATTTCAGAGCAGGTTGAAAAACTGAAAGAATTTCATGCTGCCGAAGAAAACCTTTTGGAATATGTGGATGAAATCCCCAACGAAGGCGATTTCCAGACGGTTGTACAGAATATTCATCAGCTGGAAGACTGGATTAATTTTAATGGTTTAAAAGAAAAAGCACAGGATCTAAACTTAAACTGGTTCATTGATTTCCTTGAAAAAGGCTGGTTCGATACAGAATCTCTCGAACTAGAATTTGAAAAAATCATTCATTTGAATTTATTCATTAAAACCATTTACAGCTCCGGAACTTTGAACGGTTTTGATGCCAATATTTACGAATCTCAGATTCAGCAGTATAAAAATCTTCATAAAGAATTTACTGAACTCACGAAAAATCAACTGACAATGAAGCTCAGCGATCGTATTCCGAATTTTTCTCAGGAAGCCATTCAAAGTTCTGAAATCGGAATTTTGCAGAAAGCTATTCGCAATAAAGGTCGAGGTTTGTCTATCAGGAAGCTGTTTGATCAGATTCCGACATTGATTCCGAGGCTGAAACCGTGTATGCTGATGAGTCCGATTTCGGTGGCGCAGTATTTTGATGTGAACGAAGAGCATTTTGACTTGGTGATTTTCGATGAAGCTTCGCAGCTGCCGACTTCTGAGGCGGTCAGTGCTTTAGCGAGGGCAAAGCAGGCGATTATTGTGGGCGACCCGAAACAGATGCCACCGACGAGTTTCTTTTCTTCTCAAAAAGTGGATGAAGAAAATTTTGAACTCGAAGACTTAGAAAGTATTCTAGATGATTGTTTAGCACTTTCAATTCCTTCGAATTATTTATTGAGACATTACCGAAGCAAGCATGAAAGTTTGATCTCGTTCTCGAATGCTCATTTTTATGACAATAAACTGCTCACTTTCCCGTCTCCAGATGATTTAAACCGAAAAGTAACGTTTGAATTTATCGACGGATTTTATGACAAAGGAAAAACGAGAACCAATAAAAATGAGGCGGAAGCGATTATTGAATACATTAAAAATCATCTCGAAAATCAGAATAAAAAATCGATTGGGGTGGTGACTTTCAGCCAGACTCAGCAAAGTCTGATTGAAGATTTGCTGCAGAAATTATTTCAGGAAAATCCGCATCTGGAAGAATATGCAATCAATTCTGAGGAACCGATTTTTATTAAAAATCTGGAAAATGTACAGGGTGACGAACGCGATATTATTCTGTTTTCGATTGGTTATGGTCCCGATGAAGACGGAAAAGTTTCAATGAATTTTGGTCCGCTTAACCGTGACGGTGGTTGGCGAAGACTGAATGTTGCCGTGACGAGAGCACGTTATGAAATGAAAGTGTTTTCTTCGTTAAAAGGCGACCAAATCGATATGAACAGAACCAGCTCGGAAGGTGTTTTGGGATTGAAGAACTTTCTGAATTTTTCTGAAAAAGGTTTGGTGTATCAAAACTCAAATCCAACCGTGAATCAGCAGAAACTGATGGTGAATTCGGTGGCGAAAACTTTGGAAGAAAACGGTCTGAAAATCAAAACCAACATCGGAACTTCTGAATATAAAATCGATATCGGAATTATTGATCCTGAAAATGAAAGCGAATATCTTCTGGCGATTTTGCTGGACAGTGAAAATTATTTCAACATCCACACGACTAACGACCGCGAACTGCTCGTTCCGAATGTGCTGAAAGGTCTCGGCTGGAATGTTTTCAGAATCTGGACGCTGGACTGGATTAAAAATAAAGAGAAAATTGTTGAAAAAATCAAGGTAGAATTAGAAAAAATAAAAACTCAGGTTAAAGAGAAAAAGGAAGAAATTATCGAACTGAAAACTTCTGAAAAAGTCTATTTGAGTGAAGTTTTGGAAGTGGAAAAACCTTCGAAAATGATTCCGTACGTTGCAGCTGATTTAAAACCTGAAGCCAATGCCAATTCAGAATCGATTTATCATTTTGAAAACAGGCAGGTTCTTTTAAGTCAGCTAAAAACCATCATCGATACGGAATCTCCGATCAGTCAGAATGCTTTGTTCAGGAAGATTCTCAAGCTTTGGAATACTTCAAGAGCCGGCGGAAAACTGAATACCTATCTTTTGGAAACCTTGGCTTCTATTCCGAATATTCAAACCACAGAAAGTTACCAGAAATTTTACTGGAGCGAAAATTCACTGCCTCAAAATCTTGATTTTTACCGAGATAATTCTGCAGAAAAAAGATTGATCGATGAGATTGCGACGGAAGAAATTTCAGTGGCGGTGATGGAATTGATGCATTCGAGTTTGAGTCTGAATAAAGAGGAATTGATTCGTGCGGTTTGTAAGATTTTTGGTTTTGCGAAAGTGGGTTCTCAGATCGATGCGGTGGTGAAGTTTTGTGTGGAGGATTTGATTGGGAAAGGATTGCTGAAGGAGGTTGAGGGTAGGATTGTTTTGGGGTGA
- a CDS encoding DUF2695 domain-containing protein produces the protein MPDKTEKESRRQIHRELQEKTKIEFEKSLPISKELFQTLFDFLDEKLEENDCDDSFKLTKQFLETNHIMNNEEIESWLQENGGFCDCEVLYNLEEKFEK, from the coding sequence ATGCCAGACAAAACCGAAAAAGAAAGTCGCCGACAAATTCACAGAGAATTACAGGAGAAAACAAAAATAGAATTTGAAAAAAGTCTTCCGATTTCCAAAGAATTATTTCAAACTCTATTCGATTTTTTGGATGAAAAACTTGAGGAAAATGATTGCGATGACAGTTTCAAACTTACAAAGCAATTTCTAGAAACAAATCATATTATGAATAACGAAGAGATTGAAAGCTGGCTACAAGAAAACGGCGGTTTCTGTGACTGTGAAGTGCTTTATAATTTGGAAGAAAAGTTTGAAAAGTAA